The segment ACACTCTAACCCAGAAATTAGCAATGCTGAAAGAACTGGAGGTTAGTAATGGACAGCAAGTCCACTACTAACATCCTGTTCTTTCAGTATAGCTAATTTCTAGGATCCTGCCTGCCATTAAATATGTTTTGggaattttccccccaaatatatgAGCTAATATTCTTCCAaaagattttcatttttcttttctgctagCGTTTCTAATCTTTCCAGGTACCCTTGCATTATTTCTCTGTCATCGTTGGTGTTGCCAAAACTTgccaattttgtatcatctacagaTTTCATGAATGTGCTGATTATTCAGTCTTATAGGTTATTAATAAAGAGATGGGCTAAGAATAAACataaattaaatgtttgttcagCTTGTGTATTTATTTTGATCATGTAACTAACCATTTTGAACCATTGTTTCTCATTTCATGTACCATGTAAAGTGAAGTGAATGCAACTGTAAGGATGATAAGGCTGTAACCTTTTGAGCTGCATggattaaattttaaatttctcTCAGCCAGAAAATTGACTATTAACTTGCAGTtgttctgctacagtaattataCAAAATTCTGGTGTACACTGTAGCCATATTCCCAGAGAACCACTTAATGTGATTATCAGTATTCTACAATTGGTTTTTTTGTATGTtaattatgtttgtttaaaatatttcaccCAGAATGCTCTTGAGATGCAGAGCTCATTTACAAGAATATCCTCGGGACAGGCAGACCTGAAATCATTGTTActcaaaaaagccaaacaaacaatgTTATATAATCCagtcattataaaataaattgcataGATTACTATAAACAGAAGGAACCAAACCACCCAAAATGAACTATTTCATGTCATTGTATAAAAGCATCTAACTTTTCACTGTTTTAAGTGTTTCTCCTTGTTAAGCAATCTGGGACACATCGCCTCTAGACATTACATACCATCAGCCCTATCCTCTAATGACACAGCCTTCAGATATGGCAGATGTAAAACAGCTGCTCTTAGATATCTCTGCATCATGTGTTTTTGCCAATATTTCGTTGTAAACAGGAAATACTTAATGTGTTACTTTTTGTCTCAAAAGGCATTTTGGTATCTAACACAGGCAAACATAAAATCTGAATCCACCTATTGTGACCTTGTTACAATACTGCAATAGAACTGATCACAAGGGATACAGTGATGCTACCAGTTACCATCCTGTCATTTTGCTCCTTATGTCCACATTATGGGCTTAGGTCTCTCAGTGGCACCTCTTCACATCAGTGACTGCAGCTTCAGGCCTGTGCAGGACTAATAACCATGCTGTCACTCGCTAGTTTTACCTGTCTGTGGCAAACCCTGGAATAGCCTTCTCTTAGCAGACATTCATTGGATTATCCCCCATACACATAGCCCTCCCCTGAATAAAATTAACTATGGTGGTTGCTTGtgaaataaaatagaattttaatACTAACTAAATTACCACCAGAAAAAAACTTGCAGATAAGATAACAACTGCTTTGATCCAGATCCTTGGTAAGTTTGATAAAGGTATTATATTAACATAGTTACATAAGAAATGAGAGAAAGCAATACTGCTTCAGCACCCATAATGGAGAATCTGTTCCACCCAGCTGCTGCTCTTGTCAATCATGCCACCTTTAAATTGGTGTGTGTTAAGATCCACATGAAACTCTGCTAGTATTAGTTCAatcccctgaaatatagggtaaTCTTTTGATCTTTAGGTCATATAATCAATGCTAAAATTTCCCATTTGATCCACAGCACATACTCATTATTCATTAATATGTACCATTCTTGATCATTGTTTTCTAAAAGGTGTAAGATGCTTGGCCTAATTTACCCAGATACTGTAATTCTGGTCTATTTTAGAGAGGGTCTTTGATAAAGCATTGTGGTAATTGAAACTTTGTTTGAGAACATTTACTTACACACTATCTGGGCTTCCAAGATTGAAACCAGTTCGATCTAATGTTTACTTTCAATTACTTCCATCCGATGGGAATTATGGCCAAGATTTGAAACAATGACTAGTGACTCTGTTGCCTTAGCTTTTGCATGTCTAAATTGAGCCACTTTGGAAGGGCTTCTGAAAATGAAGCCCCTTCAAGGTTTATCAAGTTCTGTCCcaaaagtcacttttaaaaatatcttgacTGATGAACCTTTGTatagttttcatttaaaactctCCTGCGGTTGTAAAGAATGCAAATTCAGTAAGTATCCTTTCAGTGtttccttttacttttttctaTTAGTAAGATGTTCCTAGTACTATGAATATTCCTCACTATAACTATTGAGGATACCTGCTCATAACagtaaaaagttttttaaaaggccCATGGTAACATCTTCCATAAAAATAGGCTTCCTCTCTAGTTAACATGTGGATATTTAATTAGAAAGGTCTTTAGTCTGTTTCTTTGCCAGAATTACAAATGTGAGTTATCAATACCTTTGCAATAAGTGATTGCTCAGAACACCAAAATTTGGATGGGTCTATCATGCTAAAAATCTTATGCAGAAAACCTTCCTTAATTATATAACTAtagacaaaattttaaaaatctcgtTTTTCACACTTTGTGTTGCAGTTTGCTATGTTCAGACAAAGAAATTGTCGTGATCTGTCGTTCACGTTTTGGTTCTCGTGCTGCTGTGATTTAGGTTTCCAGCATTTCAGATGGAATGTCTCAGTTAGAAAAGTAGTCATGAAGTTTTTTAATatcataaaaatatttctctacaTATTAGTTTTTGTACCCCTCTGTTGTTTGTCCTTAGCTTCCCCAGTCTCTCtttgttagtttctttttaaCAGATGTaataatggaaatatttcttgttctgttttaaCCAGTTTGGCAATACCTGCTACTGCAACTCAGTCCTACAGGCACTTTATTTTTGTCGTCCGTTTCGGGAAAAAGTTTTGGCATACAAGGTCCAGCCCCGGAAGAAGGAAAGCCTCCTTACGTGCCTCTCTGATCTCTTCAACAGCATTGCCACACAAAAGAAGAAGGTGGGGGTCATCCCACCCAAGAAATTTATTTCCCGGTTGAGGAAAGAAAATGGTAAATTAATAACTGAAGTACCTGATCAAATTTCAATATTAGGATATTAGGCTGCTCATTTTTAAGTAACCTGAGCTCTTTTCAAGTGTATCTAGGGACTGACATTTAGCAAGTTTTACTaactggattttaaaaggttCATGCCCCAATTTATGTGGTATGAATTTTCACCACTTGTGTAGTATAAAGAGTGTGTAGATGGTCCCTGTAAAGTATCTTTATTTTAGGTGGGTTTTCCATCTGGTTTAGTGATTCCATCCTGATGTCGGCCAATCACACAGCGGGTAGGGAGCTTTTGATGCCCTGGCTATTCTGTGCTAGTATAATGCCAGTATAGAGGTCTGTAACAAGCCATTACAACTTAGAGCATCACTGGCAATGCTTTAAGTTATACCATGAACTGGGTACACACATAGAGAGGGCCAGATTAGGGAAGCTCAGAGGTGGCTTAAAGTCACTCTCgccctctctttctctgctgtATTCAGGGCAAGAAAAAAGTAATGGGTAATCAGTTTCTCTCTTTGTATTGGGAATCCAGTGGTTATTTCCCAGGACTAGTTGTGAAGAGCCTTTGTGCATGTTAATTTACAATCTCTGATTTGGCTTGAAAAGATATCATTGATTTACTGTTataggatttttttcattttccttgtgAGGTAAGATATTGGACTTCATGTACCAGTGGTCCCTTGCAGCACATCTGAACTTACTCATCTTACCCTCACTCCTCAAAACAATCTACGAAGCCAATTTTACATGTTTGCCAGGCCAGCCGCCCTTAACTTAAGGAGCTTAATTAATTTTTAGAAGGCTGCCTTCTAAAAGAGAGAGTAACGTGAAGTCCAAAACATCTGTTGCTAGAACTACATAAAACTACATAATTACAGCTCTGTTCTGTATAGCATCTTTAACATAGTGTATACTGAAATGATTTAGAGAGTTAAATACTGTTAACTAATAGCAGTGGCTAAAAGAATGTAAAAAGTATAGAAAAGAACATGCAGTGCTTCACAAGAGCAGAGTGGCCTTATAAAGTTTGTGCTTTAACAATAGCGTTGTTGTTATGCTCTTTCATTCTTCCCAATCTTTTCCGTTTCCTTTCCAGAGTTATTTGATAATTATATGCAGCAAGATGCACATGAATTCCTAAACTACCTACTAAACACTATTGCTGACTTACTACAAGAAGAGAAAAaacaggagaaacagaatggcaaaCTCCAGAATGGCAGTATTGAGAGTGAGGAAGGAGACAAGACTGATCTGACATGGGTCCATGAAATCTTCCAGGGAACACTAACCAACGAAACCAGATGTCTTAACTGTGAAGCTGTatgttgaaaaacaaaacatctctttatttgattttaaaaggcaCTGGGCCATTTTCCCTAGTTCTAAACAAATTTTTTCATTTATTAGGGTAGATGAAATTGaacattttctgattaaaaattgAACCTAACCTATTTTATGACTGTATCAGCTGTCCATTCAAACTAATGCTCATGAAGGTATGTTTCTTAGTAAAAATGCAGGGTCCtttgcttccctctccccatttcCACCAAAGCAGTTTGCACCTGGCTGATATGAGCCGCCTTTTTGTCCTGTTGTAATTTCTTGTGACGGTCATAGTGTATGTTGTGTTTCCACAAGAGTTACTCACCATTTACTTACAATAGTTaaatttgcagtggtgttgtagccgtgttggtgtCAGGATGTTAGAGGCTAGGtaggtgtggtaatatcttttattggaccaacttctgttggtgaaagagagaagcttttgagctacacaaacCTCTTCTTCAAGTCTAGGAAAGGTACTCAGGAATTTGTGTTTTAACCACGTGTTTTCAAGTCAAAAGATTACATTTCTTGTTGTTAATCCATAATTACTGTGTTGAGAAtgaaggagggagcagaaagactGAAACTGAAAGAACCACTTTTGGGCTAGGAATTTGTACTTAGTTATGTAATCATTGGTTTAACAGTATTTCAAACAAATGAAAGCCCCAttgggaggaaaagaaaaattagtATAATATTGGATAGCAACATTTTTTCAAATAGCTCCAAATACTAGTCagcattttaaatctaaattattGTTATGCTCTAAAAAGGGACTTCTAAAAAATGGCACCAAATGGGGCTCTTTCTGAGGGATTTTGAGACTAAATGTGATTGGCTCACAAGTCAAAAGATTGTTTTCCTAATGGCCAGGCCTTATCACTCACCCCAGCATCTGAAAATCCAGCTCTTtctgtctctcatatcctgaaGAGTGAAATATGGCAGATAATTGTATTGCTGTACAAAGTAGAATAGAATCCATTTAAAGCCTGTCTAGCCGTCTGAGTGCCGTCAGTGGCAAAAACTTGGTTTTTCAGTAAAATAGGCAGATATGACTTGCAGACACACGGGGAAGTTGTTGTACAAGGAGGTTCTTTTTTTACATAGTCTCTTTTTGGACTGTAACTACACTTCAGATTGTTACAGTATTTCTTGAGTAGTGCAGGAAAGGGCCTCTTACTGCATTTATACATTCGTCAAATTCTGAAGCTTCCTACTTGCAATCACATCTGTACCATTTCAGGGACTTGAAGCAATTCTAAACCTGCCAGATTCCAAGCTGCAatgaagtatttattttttttaaggttagTAGCAAAGATGAGGACTTCCTGGACCTATCGGTTGATGTGGAACAAAATACATCAATTACACACTGCCTAAGGTAAATGAAAAGGAATCTGGTTGAAAGAAACACATCTGCACACATTCTGAATGGAGTGGCTACTTAGGTATTCAGTTGTGCAGCAGTTTAGGACCCAAGCTGACCGTAAACTAATAAATTCTGCTCAAGATCCTGTTATACAGAAAGTCTACCAAAACTATAAGAATTATCCATTTAATTGTGTCTTCTAAGGCTGTTAATGCTACATCATGTGTTCAGAGTTTCTCAAAACTAAGTATTCCtgtttgttttcaaaacatttttactttgtCATCCTGCTGCTGCATTTTGCTGAAATGCTCCTGCTCTTTGCCAAAGAATGCTTGAGCTTCTGAGGGCAGGCAACAGGCCATTCTTGTTGAACAGCTCTCTCCTTTAGAATTCACGCTCTGATAGCCTGTCAAAGCCCAAGCTTTTGGACCCAGCTTTTTAATAGCTGATAATGGCACTAATGATGAGTGAGTTGGGGGGTGCTTATGTGCTTTTGTGGGCAAATTATGGCCAGTGTTAATGAGTTTTAATGTTTGTACATGTCCCCAAATATCACACAATAGGTGTGAACTAGATAATTGTACAACCAAAACCCATGACAGCCTATACTGCTGTGTACTCTACCCCTTGGTCTGACTGATGATCAGATACTGGTCAGTTCATGTTCTGAAGGGAGCCATATCCAAATTTCCTCGGCTGGAATCTTAGATCCCACAACATGAGACTGGGACAAGTTTATGCTCAagtttatttatgctcaaataaattggttagtctctaaggtgccacaagtactccttttctttttgcgaatacagactaacacggctgttactctgaaacttgtttaagAGAGAAATCTTCATATATTTCTTTTCTGTGATAGCAGCAGGATAGTAAAGTGTTAAGTAGAGGTTTTGACTAAGGTTCCCACGTGTTcgtaattcttttttttttttttgctctcaaCTTCCACAGGGGGTTCAGTAATACTGAGACTTTATGCAGTGAATATAAATATTACTGTGAACAGTGTCGCAGTAAACAGGAAGCACAGAAGAGGTAAGGTTAGGATATGCTGGAAAATGTTAATGTTCTCTCTTGGTGGGGACATATGTTAGTGTAAATTTtagagctgttgattaatcacagttaactcatgtgattaactcaaaaaaagaattgcgatttaaaaaattaatcacaatcgtactgttaaacaatagaataccaattgaaatttattaaatatttttggatgtttttctcatttttaaatatattaatttctattacaacacagcatacaaagtgaacagtgctcactttatattattttgattacaaatatttgcactgtaaaaatgatatacaaaagaaatcttatttttcagttcacctcatacaagtactgaagtgcaatctctttatcgtgaaagtgtaacttacaaaagtagattttttttgttatataactacactcaaaaacaaaacagtgtaaaactttagagcctacaaatccactcagtcctacttctttttcagctaaTCGCTAAAAAAaccaaatttgtttacatttatgggagatactgctgcctgcttcttatttacctgaaggtgagaacaggcaAATTTTTGCATGGCATTGCACTTTTGTAGCAGGtggttgcaaggtatttacgtgccagatattctaaacatttgtatgccccttcatgcttcggccaccattccagaggacatgcttccatgctgaggacgctcattaaaaaaatacattcattAAATTTGAATTGAATCAAATTGAATCAAAAatctgaactccttgagggagaattgtatgtctcctgttctgttttacccacattctgccgtatatttcatgttatagcagtctcggatgatgacccagcacatgttcgtcttaagaacactttcacagcagatttgacaaaacacaaagaaggtaccaacgtgttatttctaaaaatagctacagcacttgacccaaggtttaagaatctgaatgccatccaaaatatgagagagacgaggtgcggagcatgctttcagaagtcttaaaagagcaacactctgatgtggaaactacagaacccaaacctccaaaaaagaaaatcaaccttctactggtggcatctgactcagatgatgaaaacgaaaatgcatcagtccgctctgctttgaaTCGAggtatcgagcagaacctgtcattagcatggacacatgtcctctggaatggtggttgaaacatgaagggacataagaatctttagcgcatctggcatgtaaatatcttgtgatgctggctacaacagtgccatgcgaatgcctgttctcactttcaagtgacgtaaacaagaagcggacagcattatctcctgcaaattgtcaccaaacttgtttgagtgattggctgaagtaggactgagtggacttgtaggcgctaaagcaggggtgggcaaactacggcctgggggccgcatctggccctccagacattttattCCTGCCCTCGAGCTCCTGTtgaggagcagggtctggagcttgccctgctccagcaggggagcggggttgggggcttgcctcgctccacgcggctcccagaagcagcagcatgtccccactccggctcctacgcataggggcagccagggggttccgcacgctgcccctgccccaagtgccaccccctcaactcccattggccgggaaccacatgGGTCAgtgggccaatgggagctgcaggggtggtgcctgcagacgggaCAGCATGCAGAAttgtgcctccatgtaggagccagagtgggaacatgctgctgcttctgggagtttcTTGAGGTAAAcacaccctagagcctgcacccctgaccccctcccatgccccaacccgaTGCCCCAcccctgattcccctcctgccctcccaacccctcggtcccagcccggagctccctcctgctcccccaaaccctcatcctcaagcccaccccagagccctcacccccccccccatcccaaccccagCCTAgagacccctcccgcaccctgaactcctcatttctggacacaccccagagcccacacccccagccagagccctcaccccctcctgcaccccaagtcccaatttcgtgagcaatcatggcccaccatacaatttctgtacccagatatggccctcgggccaaaaagtttcccaCCCCTCTCTAaagtttttgcattgttttatttttgaatgcagttatttttttgtacataattctacatttctaagctcaactttcatgataaaaagattgcactataCTACTTGCATAAGGTGAAttcaaaaatactgtttcttttgtttttttacagtgcaaatatttgtaatcaaaaataaatataaagtgagcactgtacactttgtactctgtgttgtaattgaaaccaatatattttaaaatgtagaaaacatccaaaaatatttaaataaatggtattctattattgtttagcagcgcaattaatcacgcaattgcagtttttttaaatcgtgtgattaatcgtgtttaatttttttgattGCTTGACAGCCCCAGTAAATTTACAATATTAATCCAATGGCAATTCTTTGAAACAACAGAATAACTGACATTCTAGGTGGGGAAATGTCAGGGAAAATATAAATTCGGAGCAGCTCCTACAATCAGAGGAGATCCCAAACGGTCAGTTTCGCATTCGTCCCCTAAAGAACTACCAGACATCACTCCTTTTTCCCTGTTAGTTGTAATCAGTTTGACGCCTCCAGAACATTTTCCCCTTCAGCCACAGATGTTGtagaaaatctatttttttcatttcgTAGTTAATAGAAGCCAGGCCTGAAGGACAGAGGTTTATTCCATTTTTCACTTTCCCTGATATGATGAAAGCTGATTTGTTCAGCATAGGCAAGCAGCTGTCTTGCATGTGGATGTCAGTTGTGCTATAAATCTTTCCCACTTGTACCAAAATGCTTGTATAAAAAGCAGCTCTTCACAAATCATCTTCATTAAAACTGAATTTCcgattaaactttttttaattgtttaaacacaaattctaattattttcttttaaaaggtttATCGAATGTAAGGGGTATTTTCTAATGTTTCTAATGTGATGTTctctgtttaatatattttatggtCCAGAATGAGAGTGAAGAAGTTGCCCATGATTCTAGCTCTGCACTTAAAAAGGTTCAAATACATGGACCAGCTGCATCGATACACCAAACTCTCCTACCGTGTAGTCTTTCCCTTGGAGCTTCGGCTCTTTAATACTTCAGGAGATGCTACAAACCCTGACAGAATGTATGACCTTGTGGCTGTAGTAGTTCACTGTGGCAGGTATGTCTCCAATGCTTTCTGAGTTTTACATGAGTTTCCatgaaaatgcatccgatgaagtgagctgtagctcacgaaagcttatgctcaaataaattggttagtctctaaggtgccacaagtactccttttctttttgcgaatacagactaacagggctgctactctgaaacctgatccatGAAAATTAACTCACCTGGTCATTCATGTACATTTGAATACCACTGCAGCAGCTGACAATGTAGAACAATCTCAGCAACATCTAAGCTAATTAACTGAAGGAATAAAAAGGtttttacatttaaacatttttttgaaaatattttcagcctATTTTTCTATTCAGTGTGCACAGGCTCAGCCTTGCTCTTTTTATATAGCTTTAAAACATGCTAAAGCTTCCAGGAAAGCTAAATGAAATAAAGCAATTCTTGGAATAACAAAGTTCTCAAAATAGAATCAGTTTGTATGTTGCGACTTGTTAGAtcattaagttttttttaaaaatgctggtgCCACCAAGTGGTTAGATTGCATACTGCTTTTTAAATCAGCTGCACAGGTTTGATCCAGCATGATTAAAACCgaattaaaataattgaaaaacaaatatttttttataaaaaacttGATGCAAATAGAAAAGCCATTGCAAACACTGCATTATGTAAGAAAAGATAAAATGTTACTCACAGAAGTCAAAAATGGGATATGTTTACACTATGTTGAGACTGTACTAGCATAGCTAGGCCGGGATAGCCCTGTAGAgtagacacagcctacaccaacagaagaggtttttctgttggtgtagggACACCTCTGCGAACAAAGCTAGCTACGTCAAAAGAAGACTGTTTGGGTCAACATAACTGTGTGTATGCTGGGGGTTATGTCAGTATAGATATGTCGGTTGAGGTATGGTTTTTTACAACCCTGAAGCTATGCTGATGATATGCTTCAGATTAGACCAGGCTTTAGAATGGGATGGTCGGGGATTAtgtgttctttgttttcttgGAGTGGGGGGTAAATCTTAACTAGTTGGAAATCTAGCATAAGGTCTATAGAATATTTCCAAAGGATCAGTGTCGAAATTAGAGAGCCAGCAAAACCAACACATGCCGGTATCTGTTGAATTTATTTATGCTGTCTATGCTGTACATGGTTCAGAGATTGTGATATAGTtctgaaatacattttcataCAACATACtgatgatgtaaaaaaaaaaggatcctaTCCTGCAAACTTTCTCTTGTGAGTCTGCAAGGCTGGTTCCTAGGTTTGCTATCTGTGACACACATTCCAATAAGCATAAATACAGCTTTCAGTAATGATATATAGAAATGGCAGTTAGTGTGACTTTGCCTTATTGAAGGGGTCACCAGTTGTGCTCTAGAGCTGTTGTTTTGTAAACAGTGGCTTTTTTAGGAGTTCCACAGCTCTATTGTAAACTTGTATCAGGCTGGAACTTAACATATCAGGATAGACCAGGTACAAAtttattttctatatattttagatcttttaaaacatctgtttaaaatattttgctttgataACTTCACTTTAATTTACACATTCATTCTAAAGCAGAAATTGTTAATCCAGTAAGTTCATAACACTGAATGGGGCTACAGAATCACTTTCCCCATACACAGTAAAGTCCTTTAAAAAAGCTATGTTATTTTATGTTTGTGTTATTCAGATCCtaaattaaacacaaaataaagCCAGAAAAAGTGAGAATTTAGTTTCTTGTTTTATCCTTAACTTGCTCCCTCACTGTCTGAGGTCAGCAGTTGGTGGCTTACCTAGTGCTAATGTATATTATTACACTCCAAAaattccttgtcccaatctacttccTTTGCAACCCTTACCCATCTGATCTGGCTCTTGTCCCCGCTGCATTCGGATCTGGCAGCTTCCTCCACCACACTTCCAACCGGAGAGTACTGAGAGCACACACGAGAGGGTCTCTCTGCACTCGGTTCTGGTGATAGTGCCACAACAACAGGAAACAGCAATGGCACAGAAAGTCTAGCTGAGTGCCTGCAGCTCTGGTCTGAAGCATGCTCAGTAcggatggaatcttcagagaacgTAGCTGTCAGACTCTAACATGTCTCTAACAAGCAcaaactaagatttttttttcccccaaaggttTGTAACTTGGCTGATGTGGGCATTTTTTCATGAGACTCGCAAATGGCACATTCCTGTTTCTAAATATCAAATCCTTGCTCCAGAGCAGAGACCCTAAAGCTTCTCACCCAAACCATTGTATGGAACCATTTTTggtgaaattttattttctttatttttaagtaaatctGAGGTAGATACCCAGCATGTTAAGGTTTTGGCAAACTGTTAAGGTTGGGCAAAGTTATAGGCAATTGAAAATAAGGTCTTACACTGGAAAGTATTGGTGAACCTTAACTATAGGTGACACTATCAGCTCCACCTATAATAGCTTGAGTTATTTACAAATGTTTCGTTTTTCATATGTAGGCATCAGTGTAATAAATCTTTGACGTTTTTCCTGACAGCGGTCCAAACCGTGGACATTATATCACCATAGTGAAGAGCCATGGCTTTTGGTTGCTGTTTGACGACGACATTGTAGAG is part of the Chelonia mydas isolate rCheMyd1 chromosome 9, rCheMyd1.pri.v2, whole genome shotgun sequence genome and harbors:
- the LOC102948350 gene encoding ubiquitin carboxyl-terminal hydrolase 12 isoform X3 gives rise to the protein MQQDAHEFLNYLLNTIADLLQEEKKQEKQNGKLQNGSIESEEGDKTDLTWVHEIFQGTLTNETRCLNCEAVSSKDEDFLDLSVDVEQNTSITHCLRGFSNTETLCSEYKYYCEQCRSKQEAQKRMRVKKLPMILALHLKRFKYMDQLHRYTKLSYRVVFPLELRLFNTSGDATNPDRMYDLVAVVVHCGSGPNRGHYITIVKSHGFWLLFDDDIVEKIDAQAIEEFYGLTSDISKNSESGYILFYQSRD
- the LOC102948350 gene encoding ubiquitin carboxyl-terminal hydrolase 12 isoform X4, with translation MEILMTVRRLASSCTMGANASALEKEIGPEQFPVNEHYFGLVNFGNTCYCNSVLQALYFCRPFREKVLAYKVQPRKKESLLTCLSDLFNSIATQKKKVGVIPPKKFISRLRKENELFDNYMQQDAHEFLNYLLNTIADLLQEEKKQEKQNGKLQNGSIESEEGDKTDLTWVHEIFQGTLTNETRCLNCEAVSSKDEDFLDLSVDVEQNTSITHCLRGFSNTETLCSEYKYYCEQCRSKQEAQKRMRVKKLPMILALHLKRFKYMDQLHRYTKLSYRVVFPLELRLFNTSGDATNPDRMYDLVAVVVHCGSGPNRGHYITIVKSHGFWLLFDDDIVEKIDAQAIEEFYGLTSDISKNSESGYILFYQSRD
- the LOC102948350 gene encoding ubiquitin carboxyl-terminal hydrolase 12 isoform X2, with amino-acid sequence MTGANASALEKEIGPEQFPVNEHYFGLVNFGNTCYCNSVLQALYFCRPFREKVLAYKVQPRKKESLLTCLSDLFNSIATQKKKVGVIPPKKFISRLRKENELFDNYMQQDAHEFLNYLLNTIADLLQEEKKQEKQNGKLQNGSIESEEGDKTDLTWVHEIFQGTLTNETRCLNCEAVSSKDEDFLDLSVDVEQNTSITHCLRGFSNTETLCSEYKYYCEQCRSKQEAQKRMRVKKLPMILALHLKRFKYMDQLHRYTKLSYRVVFPLELRLFNTSGDATNPDRMYDLVAVVVHCGSGPNRGHYITIVKSHGFWLLFDDDIVEKIDAQAIEEFYGLTSDISKNSESGYILFYQSRD
- the LOC102948350 gene encoding ubiquitin carboxyl-terminal hydrolase 12 isoform X1, giving the protein MEILMTVRRLASSCTMGANASALEKEIGPEQFPVNEHYFGLVNFGNTCYCNSVLQALYFCRPFREKVLAYKVQPRKKESLLTCLSDLFNSIATQKKKVGVIPPKKFISRLRKENELFDNYMQQDAHEFLNYLLNTIADLLQEEKKQEKQNGKLQNGSIESEEGDKTDLTWVHEIFQGTLTNETRCLNCEAVSSKDEDFLDLSVDVEQNTSITHCLRGFSNTETLCSEYKYYCEQCRSKQEAQKRMRVKKLPMILALHLKRFKYMDQLHRYTKLSYRVVFPLELRLFNTSGDATNPDRMYDLVAVVVHCGSGPNRGHYITIVKSHGFWLLFDDDIVEAGQNS